From Leptodactylus fuscus isolate aLepFus1 chromosome 11, aLepFus1.hap2, whole genome shotgun sequence, one genomic window encodes:
- the SET gene encoding protein SET isoform X2: MSAPAAKLSKKEVNSNHDGADETSEKEQQEAIEHIDEVQNEIDRLNEQASEEILKVEQKYNKLRQPFFQKRSELIAKIPNFWVTTFVNHPQVSALLGEEDEEALHYLTRVEVTEFEDIKSGYRIDFNFDENPYFENKVLSKEFHLNESGDPSSKSTEIKWKAGKDLTKRSSQTQNKASRKRQHEEPESFFTWFTDHSDAGADELGEVIKDDIWPNPLQYYLVPDMEDEEGEGEEEDDDDEEEEGLEDIDEEGDEDEVEGEEDDDEDEEGEEAEV; this comes from the exons ATGTCGGCGCCGGCGGCCAAACTTAGTAAAAAGGAGGTCAACTCCAACCACGACGGAGCAGACGAGACCTCAG aaaAAGAGCAACAGGAAGCAATTGAGCATATTGACGAAGTACAGAATGAAATCGACAG ACTGAATGAACAAGCCAGCGAGGAAATCTTGAAAGTAGAACAGAAATACAACAAACTCCGCCAGCCATTCTTTCAGAAGAGGTCAGAATTGATCGCCAAAATCCCAAACTTTTGGGTTACGACATTTGTCAACCACCCACAAG TCTCTGCGCTCTTGGGTGAAGAAGATGAGGAAGCCCTTCACTATTTGACCAGGGTGGAAGTGACGGAGTTCGAAGACATAAAATCCGGATACAGAATAGATTTT AATTTTGATGAAAATCCCTACTTCGAAAACAAAGTTCTCTCTAAAGAGTTCCACTTAAATGAAAGCGGGGACCCCTCCTCAAAGTCCACAGAGATTAAATGGAAAGCTGGAAAG GATTTGACAAAACGTTCCAGCCAAACACAGAACAAAGCCAGCAGAAAGAGGCAGCACGAAGAGCCAGAAAGCTTCTTCACTTGGTTCACAGATCATTCGGATGCTGGTGCAGATGAGTTAGGAGAGGTCATAAAGGACGACATCTGGCCAAATCCATTACAGTACTACCTT GTTCCTGATATGGAGGACGAGGAAGGTGAAGGCGAGGAAGAAGACGATGATGACGAAGAGGAAGAAGGGTTAGAAGACATTGATGAGGAAGGGGATGAAGATGAGGTTGAAGGAGAAGAGGATGATGACGAAGATGAAGAGGGAGAAGAAGCAGAGGTAT GA
- the SET gene encoding protein SET isoform X1 has translation MSAPAAKLSKKEVNSNHDGADETSEKEQQEAIEHIDEVQNEIDRLNEQASEEILKVEQKYNKLRQPFFQKRSELIAKIPNFWVTTFVNHPQVSALLGEEDEEALHYLTRVEVTEFEDIKSGYRIDFNFDENPYFENKVLSKEFHLNESGDPSSKSTEIKWKAGKDLTKRSSQTQNKASRKRQHEEPESFFTWFTDHSDAGADELGEVIKDDIWPNPLQYYLVPDMEDEEGEGEEEDDDDEEEEGLEDIDEEGDEDEVEGEEDDDEDEEGEEAEEDEGEDD, from the exons ATGTCGGCGCCGGCGGCCAAACTTAGTAAAAAGGAGGTCAACTCCAACCACGACGGAGCAGACGAGACCTCAG aaaAAGAGCAACAGGAAGCAATTGAGCATATTGACGAAGTACAGAATGAAATCGACAG ACTGAATGAACAAGCCAGCGAGGAAATCTTGAAAGTAGAACAGAAATACAACAAACTCCGCCAGCCATTCTTTCAGAAGAGGTCAGAATTGATCGCCAAAATCCCAAACTTTTGGGTTACGACATTTGTCAACCACCCACAAG TCTCTGCGCTCTTGGGTGAAGAAGATGAGGAAGCCCTTCACTATTTGACCAGGGTGGAAGTGACGGAGTTCGAAGACATAAAATCCGGATACAGAATAGATTTT AATTTTGATGAAAATCCCTACTTCGAAAACAAAGTTCTCTCTAAAGAGTTCCACTTAAATGAAAGCGGGGACCCCTCCTCAAAGTCCACAGAGATTAAATGGAAAGCTGGAAAG GATTTGACAAAACGTTCCAGCCAAACACAGAACAAAGCCAGCAGAAAGAGGCAGCACGAAGAGCCAGAAAGCTTCTTCACTTGGTTCACAGATCATTCGGATGCTGGTGCAGATGAGTTAGGAGAGGTCATAAAGGACGACATCTGGCCAAATCCATTACAGTACTACCTT GTTCCTGATATGGAGGACGAGGAAGGTGAAGGCGAGGAAGAAGACGATGATGACGAAGAGGAAGAAGGGTTAGAAGACATTGATGAGGAAGGGGATGAAGATGAGGTTGAAGGAGAAGAGGATGATGACGAAGATGAAGAGGGAGAAGAAGCAGAG GAGGATGAAGGTGAAGACGATTAA